Proteins encoded within one genomic window of Bacteroidota bacterium:
- a CDS encoding outer membrane beta-barrel protein, with the protein MKTIISLSTFILASFFSYAQKVSDLSKESGKLQFGMRSTFSTFNDDNANGMGVGGQFRIKLGSRLNTDWFADYITTDIGGLAKRTDYHIGWSVLYYPFNNQIKKGKLTPYILAGHCFDWTDVKKNGGIYSAYNVPQKRFSSAVQSGLGMHYHLADNFDVSLTAQYMLHLGQDINTHVFDNEITGKKDILITKEDLGLEGHLLINLSLNVYIADLWNKKSK; encoded by the coding sequence ATGAAAACAATTATTTCTCTCAGCACATTCATCCTTGCTTCCTTCTTCTCATATGCTCAGAAAGTCTCAGATCTTTCAAAAGAATCAGGAAAACTCCAGTTCGGAATGCGCAGCACTTTCAGCACCTTCAACGATGACAATGCAAACGGAATGGGCGTTGGCGGGCAATTCCGCATCAAACTTGGAAGCCGTTTGAATACAGATTGGTTTGCTGATTACATCACCACCGATATTGGCGGACTTGCAAAGAGAACCGATTACCATATCGGCTGGTCGGTGCTTTATTATCCTTTCAACAATCAAATCAAAAAAGGCAAACTCACTCCTTATATTTTAGCAGGACATTGTTTTGACTGGACAGATGTAAAAAAGAACGGAGGAATTTATTCTGCATATAATGTTCCGCAAAAAAGATTCAGCTCTGCCGTTCAAAGCGGATTAGGTATGCATTATCATCTTGCAGATAATTTTGATGTATCACTAACAGCACAATACATGCTTCATTTAGGTCAGGATATTAATACGCATGTTTTCGATAACGAAATCACAGGTAAAAAAGACATTCTAATTACGAAAGAAGACTTAGGGCTGGAAGGACATCTTCTCATCAATCTCAGCCTGAATGTTTATATAGCGGATCTGTGGAACAAAAAATCTAAATAG
- the pyrF gene encoding orotidine-5'-phosphate decarboxylase → MTKEELYKNIQSKESFLCIGLDTDLKKIPKHLHKSSDPIFEFNKQIIDATHDLCVAYKPNIAFYESIGSAGWESLEKTADYLKQFKDIFTIADAKRGDIGNTSSMYAQAFFGSMDFDSITVAPYMGEDSVTPFLQYEGKWVILLALTSNKGANDFQTENELYKTVLKRSQQWGSADNMMYVVGATRAEMLADVRKIVPEHFLLVPGVGAQGGSLREVAKYGMNKQCGLLVNSSRNIIYASDKEDFAVKAREEAMKMQKEMASLL, encoded by the coding sequence ATGACAAAAGAAGAATTATACAAAAATATTCAGAGTAAGGAATCATTCCTGTGCATTGGATTAGATACCGATTTGAAAAAAATTCCTAAGCATCTTCATAAATCCTCCGACCCGATTTTTGAATTCAACAAACAAATTATTGACGCAACTCATGATTTGTGCGTGGCATACAAACCCAACATTGCCTTTTATGAATCCATCGGAAGTGCAGGATGGGAATCACTGGAGAAAACCGCTGACTATTTAAAACAGTTCAAAGATATTTTCACCATCGCTGACGCAAAGCGCGGAGATATTGGAAATACTTCCTCCATGTACGCTCAGGCATTTTTCGGCTCTATGGATTTTGATTCGATTACCGTTGCTCCATATATGGGTGAAGATTCCGTTACTCCTTTTTTGCAGTATGAAGGCAAGTGGGTGATTCTTCTCGCGCTTACTTCTAATAAAGGAGCAAATGATTTTCAGACCGAGAATGAATTATATAAAACCGTTCTGAAAAGATCTCAGCAATGGGGAAGTGCGGATAACATGATGTATGTAGTGGGCGCAACCCGGGCAGAAATGCTTGCTGATGTAAGAAAAATTGTTCCTGAACATTTTCTTTTGGTGCCGGGCGTTGGCGCACAGGGCGGAAGTTTGCGCGAAGTTGCCAAATACGGAATGAACAAACAATGCGGGTTGCTTGTGAACTCTTCCCGAAATATTATTTACGCAAGCGATAAAGAAGATTTTGCTGTGAAAGCAAGAGAAGAAGCGATGAAGATGCAGAAGGAGATGGCTTCCTTATTATAA
- a CDS encoding PspC domain-containing protein: protein MLNGFRKFIETPLFGVCSWLGDKMGIKATTIRLYFIYVSFFTFGSPIIVYFVMAFILENKNYFKPKKHKRPSVWDL, encoded by the coding sequence ATGCTCAACGGCTTCCGAAAATTTATTGAAACTCCCCTCTTTGGTGTTTGCTCGTGGCTCGGAGATAAGATGGGAATTAAAGCTACCACCATTCGCTTGTATTTTATTTATGTTTCCTTTTTTACGTTCGGCTCCCCCATCATTGTTTATTTCGTTATGGCATTTATCCTTGAAAACAAAAATTATTTTAAGCCGAAAAAACATAAGCGTCCTTCCGTCTGGGATTTATGA
- the lpcA gene encoding D-sedoheptulose 7-phosphate isomerase: MKQNIIHQNFAEATDILAKFVSNPKNFSAIEKTGKLFVDSFIKGNKVISCGNGGSMCDAMHFAEELSGRFRENRKALPAISISDPSHISCVANDYGYDFVFSKFIEAVGNRGDVLLAISTSGNSKNVLNAIASAKKKGMKVIGLTGKDGGKMASLCDIEIRAPYSKYADRAQEIHIKVIHSLIHFVEENI; encoded by the coding sequence GTGAAACAAAACATCATCCACCAGAATTTTGCAGAAGCCACCGACATTCTCGCAAAGTTTGTTTCCAATCCTAAAAATTTCTCCGCGATTGAAAAAACCGGAAAGCTTTTTGTTGACTCTTTCATAAAAGGAAACAAAGTTATTTCTTGCGGAAATGGAGGATCTATGTGTGACGCTATGCATTTTGCAGAAGAACTTTCAGGCAGATTCCGCGAGAACAGAAAAGCGCTTCCTGCAATTTCGATTTCTGACCCTTCTCATATTTCCTGTGTGGCAAATGATTACGGATATGATTTTGTTTTTTCGAAATTCATTGAAGCAGTCGGCAACAGAGGTGATGTTCTTCTTGCCATCAGCACCAGCGGAAATTCTAAAAATGTTCTCAACGCAATTGCTTCCGCCAAGAAAAAAGGAATGAAAGTCATCGGACTCACAGGAAAAGATGGTGGTAAAATGGCTTCGCTTTGCGATATTGAAATCCGCGCTCCGTATTCAAAATATGCAGACCGTGCTCAGGAAATTCATATCAAGGTGATTCATTCTTTAATTCATTTTGTTGAAGAAAATATTTAA
- the serS gene encoding serine--tRNA ligase, translating to MLQLNYIRENKDDVITRLAVKNFDAREHVEKILSLDSERRFLQTEIDSRNAEANENSRRIGTFFRNGLQEEADNLRRVYAEEKEKIKKFETTLTSTEEELNKVLVLLPNVPSAKVPKGKTPADNENVFSEGEIPKLPANAKPHWELAQQYDLIDFELGVKLTGAGFPVYKGKGAKLQRALINFFLDKATSAGYLEIEPPIMVNEASGFGTGQIPDKEGQMYHVTIDNLYLIPTAEVPITNIYRDTIQKIEDLPIKNCGYTPCFRREAGSYGKDVRGLNRLHQFDKVEIVQIAHPDKSYDTLEEMRNYVAGILKQLELPYRILKLCGGDMSFASALTYDFETYSAAQQKWLEVSSVSNFESFQSNRSKIRFREGNGKPQLAHTLNGSALALPRIVATLLENNQTDKGIKIPKALVPYTGFEIIA from the coding sequence ATGCTTCAGTTAAATTACATACGCGAAAATAAAGACGATGTCATCACTCGTTTGGCTGTCAAGAATTTTGACGCGAGAGAACACGTTGAGAAAATTCTTTCACTTGATAGTGAAAGAAGATTTCTTCAGACAGAAATAGATTCCAGAAATGCTGAAGCAAATGAAAATTCAAGACGAATCGGAACTTTTTTTAGGAATGGATTGCAAGAGGAAGCCGACAATTTGAGACGTGTTTACGCAGAAGAAAAAGAAAAAATCAAAAAATTTGAAACAACATTAACTTCTACTGAAGAAGAATTGAATAAAGTTCTAGTTCTGCTTCCAAATGTTCCCAGCGCAAAAGTTCCCAAGGGAAAAACTCCAGCCGATAATGAGAATGTTTTTTCAGAAGGAGAAATTCCGAAACTTCCTGCGAACGCAAAACCTCACTGGGAACTTGCACAGCAATATGACTTGATTGATTTTGAGTTAGGCGTGAAACTTACAGGTGCGGGCTTTCCTGTATATAAAGGCAAAGGCGCGAAACTTCAGCGAGCACTGATTAATTTCTTTCTCGATAAGGCAACCAGTGCAGGCTATCTGGAAATTGAACCGCCCATAATGGTGAATGAAGCCAGCGGTTTCGGAACAGGGCAGATTCCAGACAAAGAAGGACAGATGTATCATGTTACGATTGATAATTTGTATTTAATTCCGACTGCTGAAGTTCCCATCACGAATATTTACCGCGACACGATTCAGAAAATTGAAGATCTGCCAATAAAAAATTGCGGATACACTCCGTGCTTTCGCAGAGAGGCGGGCTCTTACGGAAAAGATGTGCGTGGATTAAATCGTTTGCACCAGTTTGATAAAGTGGAAATAGTTCAGATTGCTCATCCCGATAAATCATACGATACACTGGAAGAAATGAGAAACTATGTCGCAGGAATTCTGAAACAATTGGAACTTCCCTATAGAATTTTGAAACTTTGCGGAGGGGATATGAGTTTTGCTTCAGCTCTTACTTATGATTTTGAAACTTATTCTGCTGCTCAGCAAAAATGGCTGGAAGTAAGTTCGGTTTCAAACTTTGAAAGTTTTCAGAGCAATCGCTCTAAGATTCGTTTCAGAGAAGGAAACGGAAAGCCTCAGCTCGCACATACATTGAACGGAAGCGCACTAGCTTTGCCGAGAATTGTTGCAACACTTTTAGAAAATAACCAAACTGATAAAGGAATAAAAATTCCGAAAGCACTTGTGCCGTATACAGGATTTGAAATAATTGCGTGA
- a CDS encoding YifB family Mg chelatase-like AAA ATPase, whose translation MLVKTFGCAVHGIKATLVTIETNISGGVFFFMVGLPDNAVKESQHRIGAALKNIGHKIPGKGVTINMAPADIKKEGSAYDLTTAIGILAADDKIKSEQLADYIIMGELSLDGEVRPIKGVLPIAIEAKEKGFKGIILPKQNAKEAAAVGDLEVYGVENIKDVIDFFNGEKTLEQTKINIAEEFYSRLGMSDLDFVDVKGQENIKRALEIAAAGGHNVIMIGPPGAGKTMIAKRLPTILPPLTIEEALETTKIHSVAGKMTKGASLVTSRPFRSPHHTISDVALVGGGSFPQPGEISLAHHGVLFLDELPEFSRNVLEVMRQPLEDRTVTISRAKFSVEYPASFMLVSAMNPCPCGYYNHPEKECVCAPGIVQKYLNKISGPLLDRIDIHIEVTPVAFSELSSERKAEPSEKIRERVISARKIQSKRFENNSGTYCNAQMSANVLRSICKIDEAGQTLLKNAMEKLGLSARAYDRILKVARTIADLDSSETIQNQHLAEAIQYRSLDRDGWGG comes from the coding sequence ATGCTCGTCAAAACTTTTGGTTGTGCCGTTCACGGGATAAAAGCTACGCTTGTCACTATCGAAACAAATATTTCAGGAGGAGTATTTTTCTTCATGGTTGGTCTGCCCGACAACGCGGTGAAAGAAAGTCAGCACCGAATCGGTGCCGCTTTGAAAAATATCGGGCACAAAATTCCAGGCAAAGGCGTTACCATCAACATGGCTCCTGCCGATATTAAAAAAGAAGGGTCTGCTTATGATTTGACAACTGCCATCGGAATTCTTGCCGCTGATGATAAAATCAAAAGTGAACAATTAGCGGATTATATCATCATGGGGGAATTATCTCTTGATGGAGAAGTCCGTCCGATAAAAGGTGTTCTGCCGATTGCCATCGAAGCAAAAGAAAAAGGATTCAAGGGAATTATTCTTCCCAAACAAAACGCGAAGGAAGCCGCTGCCGTAGGAGATTTAGAAGTGTATGGAGTAGAAAACATTAAAGATGTAATTGATTTTTTCAACGGAGAAAAAACTCTTGAGCAAACGAAAATAAATATTGCCGAAGAATTTTATTCCCGTCTTGGAATGTCTGATTTGGATTTTGTCGATGTAAAAGGGCAGGAAAACATCAAGCGCGCTTTGGAAATTGCAGCAGCAGGCGGACATAATGTAATCATGATTGGTCCTCCCGGTGCCGGGAAAACAATGATTGCAAAAAGATTGCCGACCATTCTTCCTCCCCTCACCATCGAAGAAGCATTAGAGACAACTAAGATTCACTCCGTGGCAGGAAAAATGACAAAGGGCGCATCGCTGGTTACATCTCGCCCTTTCCGTTCTCCGCATCACACAATTTCTGATGTCGCTTTGGTTGGCGGAGGAAGTTTTCCCCAGCCGGGAGAAATTTCTCTGGCACATCACGGAGTTTTATTTCTGGATGAGCTTCCTGAATTTTCAAGAAATGTTTTAGAAGTAATGCGCCAGCCGCTGGAAGACAGAACAGTAACAATTTCCCGTGCTAAATTTTCTGTGGAATATCCTGCCAGTTTCATGCTGGTTTCAGCAATGAATCCTTGTCCATGCGGCTATTACAATCATCCGGAAAAAGAATGTGTGTGCGCTCCGGGCATCGTACAGAAATATCTCAACAAAATTTCGGGACCACTTCTCGACAGGATTGATATTCACATTGAAGTTACTCCCGTTGCTTTCAGCGAACTTTCCAGCGAAAGAAAAGCAGAGCCGAGTGAAAAAATCCGCGAGCGTGTGATTAGTGCAAGAAAAATTCAATCCAAACGCTTTGAGAATAACTCCGGTACTTATTGCAACGCGCAGATGAGCGCAAATGTTCTGCGTTCTATCTGCAAAATAGATGAAGCAGGGCAAACACTTCTTAAGAACGCCATGGAAAAATTGGGTTTATCTGCACGAGCTTATGACAGAATCCTGAAAGTAGCAAGAACTATTGCAGATTTAGATTCCTCTGAAACTATTCAAAACCAGCATCTTGCAGAAGCAATACAATACCGTTCCCTCGACAGGGATGGATGGGGAGGATAA
- a CDS encoding DUF2851 family protein: MQEEFLWHIWKFRLFDNKDLQTTSGEEIKILKIGEHNSDSGPDFFNARIKIGATEWAGNVEIHASASDWHKHKHTTDKAYDNIILHVVHEADEKLFRKSGEEIPTLELKKRIPQDVYGKYLQFKSSKDWIPCEKQISSVDKFTLNNWIDRLLVERLERKSKAITDSLKQNKNNWEEILYQMLARNFGQKINSEPFELLAKQLPVSILAKHKNNLGQIEALLFGTSGMLDPSPSLPNGERAHDEYYLELQKEYKFLKSKFKLKPIEPSLWKFMRLHPPNFPTIRISQFANLIYKSSHLFSRILEAATVKQIINLLNTETSEYWQTHYRFDKHSTKRKKKLGSGSINTIIINTIVPFLFVYGKEKGQEKFCDNALSFLEKLSPENNSIIGKWKFIGVSAKSSYETQALLQLKNEYCSKKKCLECSVGNTLLK; this comes from the coding sequence ATGCAAGAAGAATTCCTCTGGCATATCTGGAAGTTCCGTTTGTTTGATAATAAAGATTTGCAAACCACTTCGGGAGAAGAAATTAAAATCCTGAAAATCGGAGAACATAATTCAGATTCGGGCCCTGATTTTTTTAATGCGAGAATTAAAATTGGCGCAACCGAATGGGCAGGCAATGTGGAGATTCACGCCAGCGCTTCCGACTGGCACAAGCACAAGCACACCACCGACAAAGCATACGATAATATCATTCTTCATGTGGTGCATGAAGCGGATGAAAAACTTTTCCGAAAAAGCGGAGAAGAAATTCCAACACTGGAACTCAAGAAAAGAATTCCTCAAGATGTTTACGGAAAATATTTGCAATTCAAATCCAGCAAAGACTGGATTCCCTGCGAGAAACAGATTTCATCTGTAGATAAATTCACGCTCAACAACTGGATTGATCGGTTGCTTGTCGAACGGTTGGAAAGAAAATCAAAAGCCATCACCGATTCGCTTAAACAAAACAAAAACAACTGGGAAGAAATTTTGTATCAAATGCTCGCCCGCAATTTCGGACAGAAAATCAATTCAGAGCCGTTTGAATTGCTTGCAAAGCAATTGCCTGTTTCTATTCTGGCAAAACATAAAAATAATTTAGGACAGATAGAAGCATTGCTTTTTGGAACATCTGGGATGCTGGACCCCTCTCCATCTCTCCCCAATGGGGAGAGGGCGCATGACGAATATTATTTAGAGTTGCAAAAAGAATATAAGTTTCTCAAGAGTAAGTTTAAACTAAAACCTATTGAGCCATCCCTATGGAAATTTATGCGGCTTCACCCTCCCAACTTTCCAACAATTCGTATTTCACAATTCGCGAATCTGATTTATAAATCCTCACACCTCTTTTCAAGAATCTTAGAAGCCGCAACTGTAAAGCAGATTATTAATCTACTCAACACCGAAACCAGTGAATACTGGCAAACTCATTACCGCTTCGATAAACATTCTACTAAGAGAAAAAAGAAACTCGGCTCCGGCTCCATCAATACAATCATCATCAACACAATTGTTCCATTTCTTTTTGTTTACGGAAAAGAAAAAGGTCAGGAAAAATTCTGCGACAATGCTTTGTCCTTCTTAGAAAAACTTTCTCCTGAAAATAATTCCATCATCGGAAAATGGAAATTCATCGGAGTTTCCGCCAAATCATCTTACGAAACTCAGGCATTACTCCAACTAAAAAATGAATACTGTTCAAAGAAAAAATGTTTGGAATGTTCGGTTGGAAATACGCTGCTGAAATAA
- a CDS encoding four helix bundle protein yields MSYKNLEVWQIAKEVSIDIHKMTLTELPKFEMFEEGSQIRRSAKSVRSNIVEGYGRKFYQQEYYRFLTFAISSNDETIDHLETLFETESLKNKELYDKLHARLETLGKKLNLFLQSFNR; encoded by the coding sequence ATGAGTTATAAAAATCTTGAGGTTTGGCAAATAGCCAAGGAAGTTTCCATTGACATTCATAAAATGACCTTGACTGAACTTCCGAAATTTGAAATGTTTGAAGAAGGAAGTCAAATCAGGCGCAGTGCAAAATCAGTGCGCTCAAATATTGTAGAGGGATACGGACGAAAATTTTATCAGCAGGAATATTACCGATTTCTCACTTTTGCAATTTCTTCCAATGACGAAACCATTGACCATCTTGAGACATTATTTGAAACGGAATCCTTGAAGAATAAAGAATTGTATGATAAGTTGCACGCACGATTAGAAACTCTTGGAAAAAAATTAAACCTATTTTTACAAAGTTTCAATCGTTAA
- a CDS encoding NAD(P)-dependent oxidoreductase — MKILVTGSNGLLGQKIIYGLLGDSLCLLPDEIRKKIKSEVQIIACGKGENRLHRKDGYAYESLDITNKSEVENIFSKHKPDVTINTAAMTNVDACETKREECWLANVTAMKYIVEVLEKLGTHLIHISTDFIFDGMKGSAYDENDKPNPLHYYALSKLEGEKIVTASKLKWAILRTIIVYGVVDGNTRSNLVLWVKNNLEQKKKINVINDQFRAPTLSEDLAQACIMAAMKKAEGIFHVSGEKTYNILELANIIADFWKLDKSYMNSVTSEQLNQPAKRPSHTGFVIDKAKKILGYTPRSFLDGLKIVDKQLKQ; from the coding sequence ATGAAAATTCTTGTCACCGGTTCTAACGGACTTCTTGGTCAGAAAATAATTTATGGTCTTCTGGGCGATTCTCTGTGTCTTCTTCCCGATGAAATCAGAAAAAAAATAAAATCTGAAGTTCAGATTATTGCCTGCGGAAAAGGAGAAAATCGCCTCCACCGGAAAGACGGCTATGCTTATGAATCACTGGACATCACAAATAAATCAGAAGTAGAAAATATTTTTTCGAAACACAAGCCCGATGTAACCATCAACACCGCAGCGATGACCAATGTTGACGCCTGCGAAACCAAGCGCGAAGAATGCTGGCTGGCAAATGTGACCGCGATGAAATATATAGTTGAAGTGCTTGAAAAACTTGGAACTCATTTAATCCACATCTCCACCGATTTTATTTTTGACGGCATGAAAGGAAGCGCATACGATGAGAACGACAAACCAAATCCGCTTCATTATTATGCACTCTCAAAACTGGAAGGAGAAAAAATTGTCACGGCAAGTAAATTAAAATGGGCGATTCTCAGAACTATTATTGTGTATGGCGTTGTGGACGGAAACACAAGAAGTAATTTGGTTTTGTGGGTGAAAAATAATCTGGAACAGAAGAAAAAAATAAATGTCATCAATGACCAGTTCCGTGCTCCAACACTTTCGGAAGATTTGGCTCAGGCATGCATAATGGCTGCGATGAAAAAAGCCGAAGGAATCTTTCACGTATCGGGAGAAAAAACTTACAACATTCTTGAACTAGCCAACATAATTGCAGATTTCTGGAAACTGGATAAATCCTATATGAATTCTGTCACATCCGAACAACTTAACCAGCCGGCAAAACGCCCATCACATACCGGATTTGTAATTGATAAAGCAAAAAAAATATTGGGATATACTCCTCGTTCGTTCCTTGATGGCTTAAAAATTGTAGATAAACAACTAAAGCAATAA
- the rpmA gene encoding 50S ribosomal protein L27, whose translation MAHKAGEGKTKNNRESHSKRLGIKLFGGQFAKSGNIILRQRGTQHHPGLNVGIGKDHTLFATADGIVRFKRKANDRSFVSVEPAPAK comes from the coding sequence ATGGCACATAAAGCAGGTGAAGGTAAAACAAAGAATAACCGCGAGTCGCACAGTAAGCGCCTCGGCATTAAACTTTTTGGCGGACAGTTTGCCAAATCAGGAAACATTATTCTGCGTCAGCGCGGAACACAACATCATCCGGGTTTAAATGTAGGCATCGGAAAAGACCACACGCTGTTCGCTACTGCGGATGGAATTGTGCGTTTTAAGCGCAAAGCAAACGACCGCTCATTTGTATCGGTTGAACCGGCTCCGGCAAAATAA
- a CDS encoding potassium channel protein, with protein sequence MNHFRQFSRLYIPLGILFIIIITGIFGFILIEKYSFIEAFYMTIITVATVGFGEVHPLSDAGRLFTAFLIIMSFGTFAYAITSITRYIADGEFREYFKTKRLTNQLEELENHIIICGYGRNGKQASRVLRNHGQRFVVIEQKEEPVQSMTEKYPHLVLKGDATQDEILLQSGIKRARALVTTLPVDADNLFIVLSARTLNPKLNIISRASDENSDKKLKIAGADHVIMPDMVGGAHMASLVMKPDVVEFIDYVTGVGVDINLEEITFEKLPDDLQNKTISELDVRNRSGANIIGFKTPMGEFVINPSPETKLIPNAKLFVLGTSEQINTLREIFS encoded by the coding sequence ATGAATCACTTCCGCCAATTCTCCCGCCTCTATATTCCGCTTGGAATTCTGTTCATCATCATTATCACGGGGATTTTTGGATTCATCCTCATCGAAAAATATTCTTTCATCGAAGCGTTTTACATGACCATCATCACGGTGGCAACGGTTGGCTTCGGGGAAGTACATCCGCTTTCTGACGCAGGAAGGTTGTTCACCGCATTTCTCATCATCATGAGTTTTGGTACTTTTGCCTACGCGATTACTTCCATCACGCGTTATATTGCCGATGGTGAGTTCCGCGAATATTTTAAAACGAAACGCTTGACAAACCAACTCGAAGAATTAGAAAATCATATCATCATTTGCGGTTACGGAAGAAACGGCAAGCAGGCTTCGCGTGTGCTGAGAAATCACGGGCAGCGTTTCGTTGTGATTGAACAGAAAGAGGAACCTGTACAATCCATGACCGAAAAATATCCTCATCTTGTTTTGAAAGGTGACGCCACACAGGATGAAATTCTTTTACAGTCCGGAATAAAACGCGCGCGCGCGCTGGTCACCACACTTCCGGTTGACGCGGATAATTTGTTCATCGTGCTTTCCGCACGCACGTTAAATCCGAAACTGAATATTATTTCCCGCGCTTCAGATGAAAACTCCGATAAGAAATTAAAAATAGCCGGAGCCGATCACGTCATCATGCCCGATATGGTGGGTGGCGCGCACATGGCTTCGCTCGTAATGAAACCCGATGTGGTGGAATTTATTGATTACGTCACGGGTGTTGGCGTTGACATCAACCTCGAAGAAATTACGTTCGAAAAGCTTCCTGACGATTTGCAAAATAAAACCATCAGCGAACTGGATGTACGCAACCGAAGCGGAGCCAACATCATCGGCTTTAAAACCCCGATGGGCGAATTCGTTATCAACCCATCTCCCGAAACAAAACTAATTCCCAACGCAAAACTTTTTGTGCTTGGCACCAGCGAACAAATAAACACGCTGAGAGAAATATTTTCCTGA
- the rplU gene encoding 50S ribosomal protein L21: MYAIVDIAGQQFKVQKNQQIFVHRLEGNEGDSVNFDKVLLVDNEGKVDVGMPNVKGASISAKIVEHLKADKVLVFKKKRRKGYAKMNGHRQYLTKIEIQDIKS, translated from the coding sequence ATGTACGCTATAGTAGATATTGCTGGTCAGCAATTCAAGGTTCAGAAGAACCAACAGATCTTCGTTCACCGCCTCGAAGGAAACGAAGGCGATTCAGTCAATTTTGACAAAGTTCTCCTTGTAGATAATGAAGGAAAAGTGGATGTGGGAATGCCTAACGTGAAAGGCGCTTCTATCAGTGCAAAGATTGTTGAACATCTTAAAGCTGATAAAGTTCTTGTCTTCAAAAAGAAAAGACGCAAGGGCTACGCGAAGATGAACGGGCACCGTCAGTACTTAACTAAAATTGAAATTCAGGATATCAAATCCTAA
- a CDS encoding glycosyltransferase family 9 protein, which produces MKILIIRFSSIGDIVLTSPIIRCVKQQVKEAEVHYITKRQFTSILEDNPYVDKIYSIDKNVAEVSKELKKENYDFVVDLHHNLRSAQIKSMLGKQSKSFSKLNIEKWLMVNLRINKLPNIHIVDRYFETVKPLGVENDGKGLDYFIPKKDEVEIKTLPAEFQNGYIGFVIGAKFFTKQLPIEKIVSIIQKINQPVILLGGKEDAEKANWIVSILNTQYSHLVFNACGKYTLNQSASLVKQARKIITHDTGLMHIAAAFKKEIVSIWGNTIPEFGMYPYYGETQITNYKLQITNLNCRPCSKLGFSKCPKKHFRCMNEIDEEEIIHALKEKGKDEG; this is translated from the coding sequence ATGAAGATTCTAATCATACGTTTTTCTTCCATTGGCGATATTGTTCTCACCTCTCCAATAATCCGATGTGTAAAACAGCAGGTGAAAGAGGCAGAGGTGCATTACATCACCAAAAGGCAATTCACTTCAATTCTGGAGGACAATCCTTATGTAGATAAAATTTATTCGATTGATAAAAATGTTGCAGAGGTTTCAAAGGAACTTAAAAAAGAGAATTATGATTTTGTAGTTGACCTGCATCACAATCTTCGTTCAGCACAGATTAAATCCATGCTCGGAAAACAATCAAAATCATTTTCAAAATTAAACATTGAAAAATGGCTGATGGTGAATCTTCGCATCAATAAACTTCCGAATATACACATTGTTGACAGGTATTTTGAAACTGTAAAACCGTTAGGAGTTGAGAATGACGGCAAAGGGCTGGATTATTTCATTCCCAAAAAAGATGAAGTGGAAATTAAAACTCTTCCGGCAGAATTTCAGAACGGATATATCGGATTTGTCATCGGTGCAAAATTTTTTACCAAACAGTTGCCGATAGAAAAAATTGTTTCCATAATTCAAAAGATTAATCAGCCGGTTATTTTACTTGGAGGAAAAGAAGATGCTGAGAAAGCAAATTGGATTGTCTCAATACTCAATACTCAATACTCACATCTGGTCTTCAATGCGTGTGGAAAATATACTCTCAATCAATCCGCATCACTCGTAAAACAGGCAAGAAAAATAATCACACACGACACCGGGCTCATGCACATTGCTGCTGCTTTCAAAAAAGAAATTGTTTCTATTTGGGGAAATACTATTCCTGAATTTGGAATGTATCCTTATTATGGCGAAACGCAAATTACAAATTACAAATTACAAATTACAAATTTGAACTGCAGACCTTGCTCTAAACTTGGGTTTTCAAAATGCCCGAAAAAGCATTTCAGGTGCATGAATGAAATAGATGAAGAAGAGATTATTCATGCCCTAAAGGAAAAGGGTAAGGATGAAGGTTGA